Proteins from one Salvelinus fontinalis isolate EN_2023a unplaced genomic scaffold, ASM2944872v1 scaffold_0486, whole genome shotgun sequence genomic window:
- the LOC129846237 gene encoding C-C motif chemokine 13-like isoform X1, translated as MKTLTALLLLGLLCSLHTTSAGVIALDTATECCMKFSARIPLQRVVSLRTTSSSCPRKALIFTTKKGKTFCVDPSEAWVQSHVTKIESRSTAAKTTTMSSTTITP; from the exons ATGAAGACCCTGACTGCTCTACTCCTCCTGGGACTGCTCTGCTCCCTGCATACGActtctgcag GAGTCATCGCGTTGGACACTGCAACTGAATGCTGTATGAAATTCAGCGCGAGGATCCCTCTTCAACGAGTGGTTTCTCTCAGAACAACCTCCAGTAGCTGCCCTCGCAAAGCACTGAT TTTCACCACAAAGAAAGGGAAGACCTTTTGTGTTGACCCTTCTGAAGCCTGGGTCCAGAGTCATGTGACCAAGATTGAGAGCAGATCGACTGCTGCCAAGACGACGACGATGTCATCAACCACCATCACCCCCTAA
- the LOC129846236 gene encoding C-C motif chemokine 13-like translates to MKTLTALLLLGLLCSLHTTSAGVIALETAPECCVEFSARIPLKQVVSLRTTSSSCPRKALIFTTKKGKTFCVDPSEAWVQSHVTKIESRSTAAKTTTMSSTTITP, encoded by the exons ATGAAGACCCTGACTGCTCTACTCCTCCTGGGACTGCTCTGCTCCCTCCATACGAcgtctgcag GTGTCATCGCGTTGGAAACAGCACCTGAATGCTGTGTGGAATTCAGCGCGAGGATCCCTCTTAAACAAGTGGTTTCTCTCAGAACAACCTCCAGTAGCTGCCCTCGCAAAGCACTGAT TTTCACCACAAAGAAAGGGAAGACATTTTGTGTTGACCCTTCTGAAGCCTGGGTCCAGAGTCATGTGACCAAGATTGAGAGCAGATCGACTGCTGCCAAGACGACGACGATGTCATCAACCACCATCACCCCCTAA
- the LOC129846237 gene encoding C-C motif chemokine 13-like isoform X2 produces the protein MKTLTALLLLGLLCSLHTTSAGVIALDTATECCMKFSARIPLQRVVSLRTTSSSCPRKALMFMDVIGHVPLLRRYLTQPMVACHFIDCAVGHQTAIT, from the exons ATGAAGACCCTGACTGCTCTACTCCTCCTGGGACTGCTCTGCTCCCTGCATACGActtctgcag GAGTCATCGCGTTGGACACTGCAACTGAATGCTGTATGAAATTCAGCGCGAGGATCCCTCTTCAACGAGTGGTTTCTCTCAGAACAACCTCCAGTAGCTGCCCTCGCAAAGCACTGAT GTTCATGGACGTTATAGGCcacgttcccctgctcagacgttaCTTGactcaaccaatggttgcgtgccactTCATTGACTGTGCCGTCGGGCACCAGACTGCTATAACATGA